The following proteins are encoded in a genomic region of Mycolicibacterium confluentis:
- the glgP gene encoding alpha-glucan family phosphorylase: MKALRRFTVRVHLPERLAALEQLSVNLRWSWDRPTQDLFASIDDTLWQRTGGDPVALLGAVSPHRLDELAADQDFLSRLDAADADLQQYLTQSLWYQQQPAEQMPTGIAYFSMEFGVATVLPNYSGGLGILAGDHLKSASDLGLPLIAVGLLYRSGYFRQSLTADGWQHETYPALDPQGLPLRLLAHADGRPALVDLTMPEGAQLRARIWVAQVGRVPLLLLDSDIPENDHDMRGVTDLLYGGDQEHRIKQEILAGVGGVRAIRAFTEIENRPAPEVFHMNEGHAGFLGVERIREYIASAGLDFDTALTVVRSSTVFTTHTPVPAGIDRFPTDMVRRYFDDGRPNPLLPGVPLERVIQFGAEDDPDKFNMAHMGLRLAQRANGVSLLHGEVSRDMFSELWPGFDAAEVPIGSVTNGVHAPTWVAPPWIDLARDVLGDSLNELRDPATWLRLQEVDAERLWSIRSQLRAQLIEDVRDRLRRSWLERGATDAELGWIATAFDDDVLTIGFARRVPTYKRLTLMLRDPKRLEALLLDEDRPVQLIVAGKSHPADDGGKSLIQQVVRFADRPEVRHRIAFLPDYDMSMARLLYWGCDVWLNNPLRPLEACGTSGMKSALNGGLNLSIRDGWWDEWYDGENGWAIPTADGVADEARRDDLEAAALYDLLSSAVAPRFYDRDARGVPIRWVEMVRHTQQVLGPKVLASRMVRDYTEQYYEPAAQSFRRTAGTSFEPARELAAYRAKVWAAWPKVAITEVDSAGLPDTPVLGSELTLTATVQLAGLRPDEVEVQAVLGRVDGTDLLMDPVTVPMTHTATDDDGMAIFSTTAPLPVAGSVGYTVRVLPHHALLASGAELGLVRLA; the protein is encoded by the coding sequence GTGAAAGCACTCCGCAGGTTCACAGTCCGTGTCCATCTGCCGGAGCGGCTCGCAGCACTGGAGCAGCTTTCGGTGAACCTGCGCTGGTCCTGGGACAGACCGACGCAGGATCTGTTCGCCTCGATCGATGACACCCTCTGGCAGCGCACCGGAGGTGATCCGGTGGCACTGCTCGGTGCGGTCAGCCCACACCGCCTCGACGAGCTCGCGGCTGACCAGGACTTCCTCAGCAGGCTCGACGCGGCCGACGCCGATCTGCAGCAGTACCTGACCCAATCCCTGTGGTACCAGCAACAGCCCGCCGAGCAGATGCCGACGGGCATTGCGTACTTCTCGATGGAGTTCGGCGTTGCGACCGTGCTGCCCAACTACTCAGGCGGGTTGGGCATCCTGGCCGGCGATCACCTCAAGTCCGCCTCCGACCTCGGCCTGCCGCTGATCGCGGTCGGCCTGCTCTACCGGTCCGGCTACTTCCGCCAATCGCTGACCGCCGACGGTTGGCAGCACGAGACCTACCCGGCCCTGGATCCGCAGGGCCTGCCGCTGCGCCTGCTGGCCCACGCCGACGGCCGCCCGGCCCTGGTGGACCTCACGATGCCCGAGGGCGCGCAACTGCGCGCCCGAATCTGGGTCGCTCAGGTCGGACGTGTGCCGCTGCTGTTGCTGGACTCCGATATCCCCGAGAACGACCACGACATGCGCGGCGTCACCGACCTGTTGTACGGCGGAGACCAGGAACACCGCATCAAGCAGGAGATCCTGGCCGGCGTCGGGGGAGTCCGGGCGATCCGCGCCTTCACCGAGATCGAGAATCGCCCGGCGCCCGAGGTGTTCCACATGAACGAGGGCCACGCCGGGTTCCTCGGCGTCGAACGCATCCGTGAGTACATCGCGAGTGCAGGGCTGGACTTCGACACCGCGCTGACGGTGGTCCGTTCGAGCACGGTGTTCACCACGCACACCCCGGTGCCCGCGGGCATCGACCGGTTTCCGACCGACATGGTGCGCCGGTACTTCGACGACGGCCGTCCAAACCCGCTGCTGCCCGGCGTCCCGCTGGAGCGGGTGATCCAGTTCGGCGCCGAGGACGACCCCGACAAGTTCAACATGGCCCACATGGGGCTTCGCCTCGCGCAGCGCGCCAACGGCGTCTCGCTGCTGCACGGCGAAGTCAGTCGCGACATGTTCAGCGAGCTGTGGCCCGGTTTCGACGCGGCCGAGGTGCCGATCGGATCGGTCACCAACGGCGTGCACGCCCCCACGTGGGTCGCGCCGCCGTGGATCGATCTGGCACGCGACGTCCTGGGCGACTCGTTGAACGAGCTCCGCGACCCGGCCACCTGGCTGCGCCTGCAGGAGGTCGACGCCGAGCGGCTGTGGAGCATCCGATCGCAGCTTCGGGCCCAGTTGATCGAGGACGTCCGCGACCGGCTGCGTCGATCCTGGCTGGAACGCGGTGCCACCGACGCCGAACTCGGCTGGATTGCAACGGCGTTCGACGACGATGTGCTCACCATCGGCTTCGCCCGCCGCGTCCCGACGTACAAGCGGCTCACGCTCATGCTGCGCGACCCGAAACGACTCGAAGCGCTGCTCCTCGACGAGGACCGCCCCGTCCAACTGATCGTCGCGGGCAAGTCGCATCCCGCGGACGACGGCGGAAAGTCCTTGATCCAGCAGGTGGTGCGATTCGCCGATCGACCCGAGGTGCGGCACCGCATCGCCTTCCTGCCCGATTACGACATGTCGATGGCACGGCTGCTCTACTGGGGCTGCGACGTCTGGCTGAACAATCCGCTGCGCCCGTTGGAGGCCTGCGGAACCTCCGGCATGAAGAGTGCCCTCAACGGCGGCCTCAACCTCTCCATCCGAGACGGGTGGTGGGACGAGTGGTATGACGGCGAAAACGGTTGGGCGATCCCGACCGCCGACGGCGTCGCCGACGAGGCGCGGCGTGACGACCTGGAGGCCGCCGCACTCTACGACCTGCTCAGCAGCGCGGTGGCGCCGCGGTTCTACGACCGTGACGCCCGCGGCGTGCCGATCCGCTGGGTGGAGATGGTGCGCCACACCCAGCAGGTGCTGGGCCCGAAGGTGCTGGCGTCGCGGATGGTGCGGGACTACACCGAGCAGTACTACGAGCCTGCCGCGCAGTCGTTTCGGCGCACCGCCGGCACTTCGTTCGAACCGGCGCGGGAGCTGGCCGCCTATCGCGCCAAGGTGTGGGCGGCCTGGCCGAAGGTGGCCATCACCGAGGTTGACAGCGCTGGACTGCCGGACACCCCGGTGCTGGGGTCGGAGCTCACCCTGACCGCGACGGTGCAGTTGGC